The Geothermobacter hydrogeniphilus genome includes the window GCCGACTCGCTGGTGCTGGAGAATGATGTCGCGCTGCAGACCTACCGCGAAATCCGCGAACGTTACGGCTCGGACAATTTTCTGATTCTCAGCTACACGCCGACCGGCGAGCTGTTCACTCCGGACGTCCTGGCCGGATTGCGCGACCTGCGCGACGACCTGCGAAAGCTTCAGGGCATCGCCTCGGTGACCAGCATCCTCGATGTTCCGCTGCTCGCCAGCCCGCCCATCGGTTTCAGTGACCTCGGCCGGGGAGTGCGCACCCTCGAAACGCCGGGTGTTGACCTGCAGTTGGCGCGTCGTGAATTTCTCACCAGTCCCCTTTACCGGCAATTGCTGCTCAGTCCGGACGGCCGTACCACCGCCCTGCAGCTCAACCTGGCGCTCGATCCGACCTACGAAAAGCTGCGCAAGCACCGCGACGCGTTGCGCCGGCTGCTTCGGGACGGAATGCTGCCGGATTCACAGCAGGCCGATCTGAAGCGGGTGGAGCGCGACTTCAAGGTCGCCAGCGCCCGGGCTCTCGATCGGGGGGCGCGGTTGATCGACACCATCCGCGCCGTCCTCGAACCCTACCGCCGGTCCGCCGACCTGCACCTCGGCGGGTTGACGATGATCGTCACCGACATGATCGACTTCATCCGTCGCGACCTGCTGACCTTCGGCCTCGGGGTGCTGGTTTTCCTGGTGGTGATGCTGGCCACGATTTTCCGCCAGCCGCGCTGGGTGATTCTGCCGCTGCTCTGCTGCGGCGCCGGGGTGCTGGTGATGTTCGGCATCCTCGGCCTGGCCGACTGGCGGGTGACGGTGGTCTCTTCCAACTTCACCTCGTTGATGCTGATCATCACCCTCTCGCTGACCATTCACCTGGTGGTCCGCTACCATGAACTGCACACCCTCAACCCCGGTGTCTCTCAACGCAGCCTGGTGCTGAGTACGGTGCGCAGCAAGTTCATGCCGAGCCTCTACACCGCCTTGACCACGGTCGTTGCCTTCGCCTCGCTGCTGGTCAGTGACATCCGTCCGGTGATCGATTTCGGCTGGATGATGGCGCTCGGCATCAGCGTCTCCTTCATTCTCTCTTTCATCCTCTTTCCAGCCGGTCTGGCCCTGCTGCGGCCCAGGCACTTCACCCCGCGCTTCGACCTCACCGGCCACCTGACCACCTGGTGTGCCCGCTGGGTGATCGGACACGGCCGCGCGACCCTGGCAGTGTTCGTCGTCCTGGCGCTGTTCAGCCTGCTCGGCATCCAGCGCCTGACGGTTGAAAACCGCTTTATCGACAATTTCAGGAAAGACACGGAAATCTACCAGGGGATGGCGCTGATCGACCGCCAGCTCGGTGGCACCACTCCGCTCGATGTGCTGATCGACGCCGACCCCGACTTCCGGGCTGACAGCGGCGAGCCGGAAGACTGGGAGGACGACCCCTTCGCCGAGGTGGGCAAAGACGCCGGGCTGACGGCCACCAGCTACTGGTACAACGAACAGCGGATTGGAGAGATCAGGGCGATCCACAATTACCTCGATCAACTGCCAGCGAGCGGCAAGGTGCTTTCACTGGCGACCGCCATGGACCTGTTGCGCCAGTTGGGCGGCGGCAAGCCCCTCGACAACCTGATGCTGGCGGTGATCCACAAGAAACTGCCGGCGGATATCGACCGGGCGCTGTTCGCTCCCTACCTGTCCCCGGACGGCAACCAGCTGCGCTTCGCGCTGCGGATCATCGACTCGGACCCGCAACTGCGGCGCAATGAGCTGCTTCAGCAGATCCGCCGGGACCTGCAGGACAAATTCGGTATTCAGC containing:
- a CDS encoding efflux RND transporter permease subunit; the encoded protein is MRLILLSFYNRLILRRPWLALGIVLLLVVLLGRHAGDFRLDASADSLVLENDVALQTYREIRERYGSDNFLILSYTPTGELFTPDVLAGLRDLRDDLRKLQGIASVTSILDVPLLASPPIGFSDLGRGVRTLETPGVDLQLARREFLTSPLYRQLLLSPDGRTTALQLNLALDPTYEKLRKHRDALRRLLRDGMLPDSQQADLKRVERDFKVASARALDRGARLIDTIRAVLEPYRRSADLHLGGLTMIVTDMIDFIRRDLLTFGLGVLVFLVVMLATIFRQPRWVILPLLCCGAGVLVMFGILGLADWRVTVVSSNFTSLMLIITLSLTIHLVVRYHELHTLNPGVSQRSLVLSTVRSKFMPSLYTALTTVVAFASLLVSDIRPVIDFGWMMALGISVSFILSFILFPAGLALLRPRHFTPRFDLTGHLTTWCARWVIGHGRATLAVFVVLALFSLLGIQRLTVENRFIDNFRKDTEIYQGMALIDRQLGGTTPLDVLIDADPDFRADSGEPEDWEDDPFAEVGKDAGLTATSYWYNEQRIGEIRAIHNYLDQLPASGKVLSLATAMDLLRQLGGGKPLDNLMLAVIHKKLPADIDRALFAPYLSPDGNQLRFALRIIDSDPQLRRNELLQQIRRDLQDKFGIQPGRIHLSGMFVLYNNVLQSLFRSQILTLGVVFLAIMVMFLLLFRSLRLALIAIVPNLLSAAVVLGLMGWLGIPLDIMTITIAAITIGIAVDDTIHYVHRFSEEISRDLDYRAAVRRCHASVGRAMYYTSITIIIGFGILTFSNFMPTIYFGLFTGLAMAVAMFSNLTLLALLLMRIQPRHVCWLKG